A region from the bacterium genome encodes:
- a CDS encoding glycosyltransferase family A protein, whose product MPYFTLFIPAYNRAVSLSETLQSVEDSSCKDLEALVVDDGSTDDTRGTVELWGGKGSFKIVYLYQENMGKTGAHNTALEHARGLLFMTLDAGDILLPDGLARLREQWEAIPASDRKTIAGIGALCIRENGDIAGRPYPDEGKVANYLEMLEYTGEKRQAILTSVMKRYPYPRIPGEKHIRPDIILKRMAHEYRLRFVNIPVQVNVREKGGITANIRRYRMSNPGGFRLYFLEEITLHREYYGRAKRFSDQWRYIRFSLHAGIGLIRQAREVQNLPLWLSALPQGVFKFLLDHLRRQFDRTKN is encoded by the coding sequence ATGCCATATTTCACGCTGTTCATTCCCGCATATAACCGGGCGGTGTCGCTGAGCGAGACCCTCCAGAGTGTGGAGGACTCCTCGTGCAAGGATCTGGAAGCCCTCGTTGTCGATGATGGATCCACGGACGATACCCGGGGGACTGTCGAACTTTGGGGCGGAAAGGGCTCCTTCAAGATCGTTTATCTTTACCAGGAAAACATGGGCAAGACAGGGGCCCACAACACCGCCCTTGAACACGCCCGGGGTTTGCTGTTCATGACCCTGGACGCAGGAGACATCCTTCTGCCGGACGGGTTGGCCCGGCTAAGGGAACAGTGGGAGGCGATCCCGGCCAGTGACAGAAAGACCATCGCCGGTATCGGGGCTCTATGTATCCGTGAGAACGGGGACATCGCCGGCCGGCCCTACCCTGATGAGGGTAAGGTTGCCAACTACCTGGAGATGCTCGAATACACGGGCGAAAAAAGGCAGGCGATCCTGACCTCCGTCATGAAGAGATACCCCTACCCGAGGATTCCGGGAGAGAAACACATTCGACCCGATATCATTCTCAAGCGGATGGCCCATGAGTACAGGCTTCGCTTTGTGAATATCCCCGTTCAGGTCAACGTAAGGGAGAAGGGCGGTATCACCGCCAATATCCGAAGGTACCGGATGAGCAACCCTGGCGGTTTTCGCCTTTATTTTCTTGAAGAGATCACCCTTCATAGGGAATACTACGGCCGGGCCAAGCGTTTCAGTGACCAATGGAGGTACATCAGGTTCTCCCTGCACGCCGGGATCGGTCTGATACGCCAGGCCAGAGAAGTACAAAACCTTCCCTTGTGGTTGTCGGCACTACCACAGGGAGTCTTTAAGTTTCTGTTGGACCATCTTCGGCGGCAGTTTGACAGGACGAAAAACTGA
- a CDS encoding sulfotransferase family 2 domain-containing protein: MSIIQSMAHSRSGLGTIFIHIPKTGGTSVSNALRQYYRLSQFHIKSRASALAAIPDIESRSGEPGLYEDVQKLRINLILYWAFAGKKFLTGHVWNDRRLVELKKLDYVLITCLRNPLDRWFSAYFYDRHKTGSHARIEEDIDDFLQSERAQSMGTTYVRYVGGLREAGDYSSPAALADAIEMLGFIDIVGFLEDLDLLRSQVMARLGVRLRFPHRRRSPVDVTYQNRIKGSELIRKTVESICAPDLELYEHARTSAKGR, from the coding sequence ATGAGCATAATCCAGAGCATGGCCCATAGTCGCAGCGGCCTGGGAACCATATTTATTCACATACCAAAAACAGGGGGCACTTCGGTATCCAACGCGTTGAGGCAATACTACCGTTTATCCCAATTTCATATCAAATCCAGGGCCTCGGCACTGGCGGCGATCCCCGACATCGAGTCGAGGTCCGGTGAACCAGGGCTTTACGAGGACGTACAGAAACTGAGGATAAACCTTATCCTCTACTGGGCCTTTGCCGGAAAAAAGTTCCTAACCGGACACGTCTGGAACGACAGGCGTCTCGTGGAGTTGAAGAAACTTGACTATGTCCTTATAACCTGTCTCCGCAACCCTCTGGATCGCTGGTTCTCAGCCTACTTTTACGATCGTCACAAAACCGGTTCCCACGCCCGGATCGAAGAGGACATCGATGATTTCCTCCAGTCAGAACGGGCGCAAAGCATGGGAACCACCTATGTCCGTTACGTTGGAGGCCTGCGGGAAGCTGGTGATTACTCCTCACCAGCGGCCCTGGCAGATGCCATCGAGATGCTCGGGTTCATAGACATCGTCGGTTTCCTGGAAGATCTTGACCTGCTGCGTTCCCAGGTCATGGCGCGCCTCGGCGTCAGGTTGCGATTCCCGCATCGAAGGCGCTCCCCGGTAGACGTGACCTATCAGAACAGGATCAAGGGATCAGAACTTATCCGCAAGACCGTGGAGTCCATCTGCGCGCCGGATCTGGAGCTATACGAACACGCCCGTACTTCAGCTAAGGGCCGATAG
- a CDS encoding class I SAM-dependent methyltransferase, protein MTPAKRSKGFFRPLSSDYYKSFRKYIIPVSIVLGVAGGLLWYIVGSLSWVILIPVTVAAFLFLLLEVIRQVSLITHNLYQSGIYQMQSIQAIYTMLDPKLPLPSMARWAGNPDFCQLLMKQILIAHPRIVFELGSGVSTVVAGLTLKKTGGRILSLEHDLKFRTETQVELANHGILELASIYHSPLKEVATDSGSFRWYDLSVLDEIPPIDLLVIDGPPTTIQPLSRYPALPLLYDRLSPEAVIFLDDGKRGDEKRIVTMWLEMFDDLEAKYVETEKGAYLITRQGDRPT, encoded by the coding sequence ATGACACCAGCCAAGAGAAGCAAAGGTTTTTTCAGACCCCTTTCCAGCGATTATTATAAATCGTTCAGGAAGTACATCATTCCTGTCTCCATTGTCCTGGGGGTTGCGGGAGGTCTCCTGTGGTACATCGTTGGTTCCCTGAGCTGGGTGATCCTCATCCCCGTCACCGTTGCCGCATTTCTTTTTCTTCTTTTGGAAGTGATCCGTCAGGTCAGCCTCATTACTCACAACCTTTACCAGTCAGGCATTTACCAGATGCAGTCTATCCAGGCGATATACACGATGCTCGACCCGAAGCTACCGCTCCCCTCCATGGCCAGGTGGGCAGGAAACCCCGATTTCTGTCAACTCCTGATGAAACAGATCCTGATCGCCCATCCCCGGATCGTCTTCGAACTCGGCAGTGGGGTCTCAACCGTGGTCGCCGGTCTGACACTAAAAAAAACAGGAGGCAGGATTCTTTCCCTCGAACACGACCTGAAATTCAGGACCGAGACCCAGGTGGAGTTGGCCAACCACGGGATTTTGGAACTGGCCAGTATTTATCACAGCCCGCTGAAGGAGGTTGCCACCGACTCCGGTTCCTTTCGATGGTACGACCTGTCGGTCCTGGATGAGATCCCCCCTATCGACCTTCTCGTCATAGACGGCCCCCCCACCACTATTCAGCCCCTTTCCCGATACCCCGCGCTCCCGCTGCTTTACGACAGGTTGTCTCCGGAAGCCGTCATTTTCCTCGACGACGGGAAACGGGGAGATGAAAAACGGATCGTGACCATGTGGCTGGAAATGTTCGACGATCTGGAGGCCAAATATGTCGAAACCGAGAAGGGGGCCTATCTGATCACCCGACAGGGGGACCGACCTACCTGA
- a CDS encoding glycerophosphodiester phosphodiesterase, giving the protein MKKSLLFTGCALLLLLSTVLFVELSFSRIEVAPFYDSCLKVWGHKGYTSSHEKNSLESFQHAFEIGAAGVEFDIRYDTALDDSFIVSHNFPYALKSGKLLTLEEVLGKLGDKGYFWLDIKNLRELSGNDTVKAADRMLDLLEKYRLSDRIIVESKIARKLAIFADRKIFTSLWITPGRNDGWLDSRLKMLLYKIRFLRGGFSAFSMNYVNFSPYVQNSLGHVPVHLFTINDLDEIREYMPITNVKIILSDENFFSLDSCDE; this is encoded by the coding sequence ATGAAAAAGTCCCTGCTATTCACCGGTTGCGCCCTGCTTCTCCTTCTTTCAACAGTTCTTTTCGTGGAACTGTCCTTTTCAAGGATCGAAGTTGCCCCTTTTTACGACAGCTGTTTGAAAGTCTGGGGTCACAAGGGGTACACCAGCTCCCACGAAAAGAACTCGCTGGAGAGTTTTCAGCACGCCTTTGAAATCGGGGCTGCGGGGGTCGAGTTCGACATCCGCTACGATACCGCCCTGGACGACTCGTTCATCGTATCCCATAACTTTCCATACGCTCTGAAAAGCGGGAAACTGCTCACCCTGGAAGAAGTTCTCGGAAAGCTGGGGGACAAAGGCTATTTCTGGCTGGATATCAAGAACTTGAGGGAATTGAGCGGAAACGATACGGTAAAGGCTGCCGACAGGATGCTGGACCTCCTTGAAAAGTACAGACTCAGTGACAGGATCATTGTCGAGTCGAAGATCGCCAGAAAACTGGCGATCTTCGCGGACCGGAAGATCTTCACAAGCTTATGGATCACTCCGGGGAGGAACGACGGCTGGCTCGACAGCCGGTTGAAAATGCTCCTTTACAAAATCCGGTTCCTGAGGGGAGGTTTTTCGGCCTTCTCCATGAATTACGTGAATTTTTCTCCCTATGTTCAGAACTCCCTCGGCCACGTTCCGGTCCACCTCTTCACCATCAACGACCTCGATGAGATCAGGGAATACATGCCCATAACAAACGTGAAGATCATCCTCTCCGACGAGAATTTCTTTTCACTGGACAGCTGCGATGAGTGA